The proteins below are encoded in one region of Apium graveolens cultivar Ventura chromosome 4, ASM990537v1, whole genome shotgun sequence:
- the LOC141719467 gene encoding uncharacterized protein LOC141719467 codes for MGATPFMLPYAVEAVVPAEISHSSPRIQAYNVQENKEGQRLATDMIEEVRDEAHDKIVKYQKKVSFYYNLRVKERFFKQGGPVLKKIEASGVRVGQKRKLAPNWEGPFKFK; via the coding sequence ATGGGAGCAACACCCTTTATGTTGCCCTATGCAGTCGAGGCAGTCGTCCCCGCAGAGATATCACATTCATCTCCAAGGATTCAAGCCTACAATGTTCAAGAAAATAAGGAAGGGCAGAGGCTAGCTACAGATATGATAGAAGAAGTGCGAGACGAAGCACATGATAAGATCGTGAAATATCAAAAGAAAGTTTCATTCTACTATAACTTGAGAGTGAAGGAAAGATTCTTTAAGCAAGGAGGTCCGGTCTTAAAGAAGATTGAAGCATCCGGAGTCAGAGTAGGGCAGAAAAGAAAGttagccccaaattgggaagggccattCAAATTCAAATAG